The Hordeum vulgare subsp. vulgare chromosome 4H, MorexV3_pseudomolecules_assembly, whole genome shotgun sequence genomic interval aggagcttttattttattcttttgttaaaagggggttttattttattctttggtGAAAGGGTTTtagttttattcgtttaaaattgcccaatctattttatagatTGGGGTATGTTTTAAAGTAGTTTAAAAggtattttctttatttattttttttgttaaaacctttttttttgtgagtttctgtttttctttaaaaaaaggaaaaccaagtttaaaaaaaaagaggaggaggcccACTTGGGCCAAGGCCCAGCTGGCCAACCCTAGCGAGCCAGGGCTCTCCTCCCGATTCCCCTCGTGGCTCCCTCCTCGCGCCGTCCTCCCTCCTGCTCGCAGTCCTCCCCTTCTCCCTCCTCGTTCCCTCCAGGGCCCCGATCCCTAGCCATGGCCCTCTTCCCCGGCGTGCTCCCCTAGGCGCCGTGCTCGCCTCCGGCAGCCCCGCCGCATGCACTCTTCGCCGCCATGGCCTCTCCTCGCCTCCCTGCCTCTCCTTCCCCGATCGGCCTCCCCATGCCCCGCGCTACTCGCCTCCGCCTGCTGGTCGCGTTCCCCATCGAGCCGAGCTCGCCGCCGTGGCCCCCGCGTCGCCCTGGCCTCCCGTCCTCGCCGCCCCGTCGTGCTGCGTCTCTGTGGCCCTGCCGTCCGCGCCGGTGTCGTGCCGATCTCTAGCTGCTCCTCCCCCACGCGCCGCCATGCTCGTCCACCTCGCCCTCGGCCTCAGCTGTCGCCGTGCTCGCCGGTTGCTCGCCTCGAGCCTGCCATGGCCCGAGGTCCTCCCCAAGGAATCGAGCTGGTGCTGCTCGCCGGTGgctcgcctccccgcgccgccgccaagCTCCCTCCAGGCACGGCCTCCTCCTGTCGAGTTGCTGTTGCTGTGCTGTGCCGtgccttgctaccttgttgcgTAGGCTGCTGCCGCTACGTTGCCTGTGCTAGCTTGTCGTTACCTATTGCTCTTGCTGCTGCCCGCGCTCCCCTGCAGGTGCCGACCTCTTGTGCCTTGCTATGTTGTTGCCATGTGCTGCTGCCCATGCCGAGCCTGATGCTTTGCTGCTTGCTTTGCTGCTTGCTGTATTGATGTTGCCGCTGCCTGATGCGATTGCTAAGCTGCTGCTAAGCTTGCCTGCATTGCTGATGTTGCTTGTTGGATGTGCTGCGTTTTGCTGTAGCTGCTGATTGCTATTGCTGCTAGATAGTGCTAGTTTGGCATGTTGTTTTGTCACCGttgcttgctgctgttgctgctgtagtCGCGTTGCTCCTGTCGCTGGTTGCATCGCTGAAGTTCGCGAGGACCATCCTCGCCTGCCGTGAGTCATCGACAAATTCGACGAGTACcaggacgtcctcgacgaccccctggACGTCTTTggaaaacgagttcgactaccgtcgttGAAGACCatgaaccgacgccgaagaccatgTACCAAtgacaagagaacgactaccgtcgacgagaccgtgtacgactacttccacgacttccacgacgaccgttgttctccttcaaCGAACCGAACCACTCCGATGTGCATGCtccgaaggtataacgttgagacgttgtcgtgaccgtgtgttgtgatgtatgagatgtatgtatgtttgcaccgtatgttgcccgttgcacgttgtccctcttatgttgtgccccgacacatgggaacccggtaaccgggatcaccccatctttgttTACCATTCCCGCACGCATTCcgagtacgttggcacgatatctcgacgagttatcgggataggaacgttgccgtggcatcgtttccgtcttgccgccatggttccctctcgctcgccatggcgacacctgtttctttctcttcttgccagtgatgtttgaactcgcatgcatgacgcattcatggcataatatattgtgttgcatgtatCTTGTGTCGCGGCTCCATACTAAGTCCCatgtgttaaccgtctaggatgccacgtagaaccgtcgcttcaccccttgccatgttaacaacaatttaatattgcgtgttaaataatcgggagtgaattaaataattaatcgtggagtttcgtcggtatgaaactcgttgcatatcgagcttcatttaatgtgtagtgtttgcgtgaggtgaattgccatgccatcacttgcatcattgatctgttcatgcatcatagtaggttatgcatcatgttgtgcatcgtgtggtgaatatttgtgttgatgcttgtttccggtttcctccgtctcgatagagttccgcaagcgtgtcggaatgtgaggacccgttcgactatgatgGTTCGTCGACTTctgggagttgttcttcttccaagcggtatgtcaggcaagatgaacatttctccAAATATCATTaccatcattgccatgctagtttatcgcttgtatcgattatgtctcgttgcctaccacatgttaaatatcagcctctcaacaatgccatgaaaccttcaacctgttcaagctagcaaaccactgattggctatgataccgcttgcttaaccatgttgttagcgttgctagttgcaggtgtagttgcttccatgtgacaacatgggttccttgttatatcaccatatttaaatgttatttaatttaatgcacatatatacttggtaaaaggtggaaggctcgacctttttagcctagtgttttgttccacctttgcccccttagtttcggctaccggtgttatgttccataattgagcgctcctaacacgatcggggttgttatggggacccccttgataattcgttttagattaaagctggtctggcaaggcccaacattggttctacatttgtccaacataataattctgttaacactgaaatgcatagggcgtcatgaacccgaggagtaattttacataaacaggggggccagtgctgatggtgttggtcccaaacggtctaccTGTGGGGCCACCATGGGGAAACTCGACGTTTGGCACCAATAGCTGgttccatccatcgtgtcctgagaacgagatacgcggctcctatcgggatcgtcgacacatcgggcggccttgctggattagttttaccttcgacgagatatcttgtgcatcgggattccggtgatgctttgggtaatctcagagttgaggttttccactaaggaatccgacgagatcgcgagtgtcgtgattgaggatttctatgcggcttgtggtaatttgtgatggactagttggagcacccctgcagggttaaatcttttcggaaagtcgtgcccgtggttatgtggcaacgtggaaactttgtttaacactggttctagataacttgaagttaacttaattaaaacatgccaactgtgtgcataactatgactgtctcttttgtgagttccttctccgatcgaggacacggtggggttatgtctgacgtaggtaggtgttcaggattattcatttgatcatcagtagttcacgtccgctatgcgtagatctcccccctcttatttcttgtactcgtaagtttatccACCTCATTTATGCTtaaccgctgctgcaacctcaccacttaaccatgcctcacccattaagctttgctagtcttgatacctttggaaatgagattgctgagtcccctgtggctcacagattactacaacaccagttgcaggtacaggtaaaggttactcgacgtgagcgcgttgattgttcatttggagttgcttctacttcttcttcttcatcgatctaggatgggttccaggccggcagcctgggatagcaaggatggatgtcgatcttcttttatcgtttgttttcgtccgtagtcggaccctactcttcttcatgatgattatgtattgtactgctgtgactctgatgtagcttgtggcgagtgtaagccaaattctatatatatatatatatatatatatatatatatatatatatatatcttcttttcaatacatgtacttgtaacgatatccattcttgcgacacgacgtgatgcacttctatcccttacgaggccttcgtgccaaattgagaatagggtcgcatcttgggcgcgacattaagattctctagcatgctgtaaattttcatgccattcgtctcctcgtagcatatagttttgatgTTGTCAATataccttcagatcgaaaactgcactgtcaaaaactgatattttcactaagtctgaaattgtgtgtgagataccattttgtgagttcttttcctagtgatccatgctgccataCTATATGTTATTAGTAGGGGGTTGAAGTGCATCTTGACTACTActgtctcatgtcttgtttgagcattttagaattatgtagcttgttgttttagggtgtagaaaatgtcatgttgttgtttttggcagattatgactatttcttgtgtagtttgtatttgttgaaccgttgctccgttttgatcgtgtcctatatgaaatttATTTAGAATgtcgtgtaggttcatattatcttgctgtttggatattttgggatgcttgtgactgtcattgcatacatatagcattcatgccatcatatcttgcgttgttcgtatcttttgaaccgtagctccgtttgcaatgatctctatgtgtaaattgattggaacgacatgTAGttccacgtgaacctatttatttttctgtttaacaactattaaaacgtgttagttcagttcTGGAAAGAATTATAAagtaacgtatgaggtcatctcggagatgctatatgtcgtttccaacctcatttaaaatgcctagataggtagattaattatgcttcacctcttgccatgtttaaccacaattaatattgatgtgtacctaatcgagatagaactaaataattcgtatgtagagtttcgtcaatatgcaactcgttgcatattgaacttcacttaatgtgtattgtttgattgtgtgaattgccatgtcataccgTGCATAAATGAAACCGCTCAtgaatcatttgtgttgtgcatcgcgtggtgaatatcgtgtgttgattcttgtttccggtttgcttcaactcgatagagttccgcaagcgtgtcggaatgtgaggacccgttcgactacatcggttcgtccgcttcatggagtcattcttcttccaagagggatctcaggcaagatgatcatttccctatataccattactatcattgccatgctagttttatcgtttctatcgttatgtctcgctgcctaccacctgtttaatatcagcctctcaacattgccatgaaaaccttcaacctgttcacaacctagaaaaccactgattggctatgttaccgcttgcttaaccatgtgttagcgttgctagttgcaggtgcagttgtttccatgtcataacatgggttccttgttatatcaccatattaaatgctattttatttaatgcacctatatacttggtaaaaggtggaaggctcgacctttctagcctggtgttttgttccacctttgcccccttagtttcggctaccggtgttatattccataaatgagcactcctaacatgcttggggttgttatggggaccccctagattcttgttttaggataaagctcgtctggcaaggcccaacattggtactatattttcccaacatattaattctgttaatactaaaaaaacatagggagttagcgctacccgaggagtaactcaacataatacagggagggccagtgctgatggtgctcgtccaaaacagagcaacttATCAACGCtactcggggcaactcggcgtttggcgtggtaaccatctctcatccgtcgtgtcctgagaacgagatacgcggctcctatcgggattgtcgacacgccgggcggccttgttggacttgttttacctttctcgagcgtcttgtgcgagggattccgaggatgctttgagctaactcgaggttgaggttttccaataggaatccgaggagatcgcgggtttccctgatcaaggtcattccgtcgcagcgtgtggtagtttgtgatggactagttggagcacccctgcagggttaaatcttttggaaagtcgtgcgtgcggttatgtggcaacatggaaactttgtttaacatcccgttctagataacttgaagttaacttaatcaaaacttgccaactgagtgtgtaaccgtgactgtctcttttgtgagctccttctccgatcgaggacacggcggggttatgtctgacgtaagtaggtgttcaggatcattcatttgatcatcagtagttcacgtcagctatgcgtagttcatcccccctcttttattcttgtactcgtacgtTAGCCaccccaaataaatgcttagtcacttgctgcagcctcaccacttaaccatacctcacccattaagctttgctagtcttgatacctttggaaatgagattgctgagtcccctgtggctcacagattactacaacaccagttgcacgtacatgtaaggatattaagacgtgagcgcgatgattgttcatttggagtttcttcctcttcctcttcgtcgatctaggatgggttccaggccggcagcctgggatagcaaggatggacgtcgttcttttctcgtttgttttcgtccatagtcggaccctgctcttcttcgtgatgtttatgtattgtactgatgtgactctgatgtagcttgtggcgagtgtaagccaattccatatactcttctctttagtacatgtacttgtaatgatatccattcttgcgaaacgacgagatgcgcttctattcctgtcgaggccctcgtgccaaaataaggatagggtcgcatcttgggcgttacacaaatagagcatggtagcagtatctatagaaagacatagagatttgtaaagcacacatggatctgaaaggttcagcccCGTTGACTaacaaacctctctcacaagcaagacatgattgaaccccagaactgtacgggtgttggattcattgcaatcatatagtgatgtgaactagattattaactctactgcaagtgggagactgttggaaatgtgctctagaggcaataataaagtggttatcattatatttccagttcatgataattatctattgttcatgctataagtgtattaaccggaaaccgtaatacatgtgtgaatacacagatcacaatgtgtccctagtgagcctctagttggctagctcgttgatcaatagatgatcatggtttcctgatcatggacattggatgtcattgataatggggtcacatcattaggagagtgatgtgatggacaagacccaaccctaagcatagcactagatcgtgttgttcgtatgctaaaacttttctaatgtcaagtatcttttccttagaccgtgagattgtgcaactcccggataccgtaggagtgctttgggtgtatcaaacgtcacaacgtaactgggtgactataaaggtgcactatgagtatctccgaaagtgtctgttgggttggtacgaatcgagaccgggatttgtcactccgtgtgacggagaggtatatctgggcccactcggtagaacatcatcataatgagctcagtgtgactaaggagttagccacgggatgatgtgctacgaaacgagtaaagagacttgccggtaacgagattgaacaaggtagggggataccgactatcgaatctcgggcaagtatcataccgatagacaaagggaattgcatacgggattgattgaatcctttacatcgtggttcatccgatgagatcatcgtggaacatgtgggaaccaacatggatatcaagACCCCgtcgttggttattgaccgaagagtgtctcggtcatgtctgcatgcttcccgaacccgtagggtctacacagtaTGCtatggttatatgggaatagtgtatgaggttaccgaaggttgttcggagtcccagatgagatcctggatgtcatgaggagctccggaatagtccggaggtgaatattgacatataggatgaggggttttggacgccggaaatgtttcgggcgtcaccggtaacctacggggaccaccggaagggttccgggggtccaccgggaggggccaccagcccaaaggctaacatgggccaaaaggtggaagggaaccaccccagagtgggctggtgcgcctcccaccaaggcccaaggcgcaggtagagagggaagggggggaccCTAAAGCAGATGGGCGCAAGGCCCgtctggggtgcgccacccccctccccccttcctggccgccaccaccagcccttgatgggggctgccacaccccttgagggtgggaaccctaagggggcacccccttctctctccccctacatatagtggagggtttggcctCGGGAGAAGACACAGAAATCGTTTCCTCCCTCTCGAGGCAGCCcagttcctcttcttcctcttccgcgGAGCTTGGAGAAGCTTCGCcggaatacctcgtagctccatCGTCACCGCGCCGTCGCGcagccagagctctccctcaacctctccctcctccttgccggatcaaggcgtgggagacgtcaccgggttgtacgtgtgttgaacgcagaggtgccgtgattgggcacatagattggaacagaccgcgatctgaatcactgtgagcacgactccatcgaccacgttctagtaacgcttccgcttacgatcttcaaaggtatgaagatgctctaccccattactcgttgctggtttctccataaatagatccttgtatggcgtaggaaatttttgaaattacttCGTTCCGCAACACGGATTGCCCCCCTCAATAACGGAGAACGATCCCAATTAAGAACGCGAGCAAGGTTAGCACAAACGCGATGCGTCGGTGGGGCATGCAATAGCTAGGGAAACGCGAACTCCTACCCGAACCATGTGGCGACTCACCGTCAACATGGAAATGATGCCCTCACACATCCAGCATAGATTCGCACTAGATTCTCCACCAAATTTAGAGGGATTCAAACATGGGAAGCGACAATGGAGGATTCAAGAGTAGAGGATTCGTGAGCTTTACCTCCATGCGTTTCAAAATGCATCGGTGACGGAGTGACTCGGAGACCTCCCGGTGACTGCAACCAAAGACTTCCGCCGCAATTTCGTTGGAGAGGCTCCGCGGAATCGCCCCGGCGTTGTCGTAGAATCGCTCACGGGTCGGCACAGAGTTGACGAGAACTGGATGGGAAACGGAATGCAGATGGGGAGGGAGCGCGGCTGTGCAAAGAAAAACGGCTACGTGCCGAAAATTAAGCGAGGTGGCGGTTGTGCGAGCGAAGAGCAGTTTAACCGCACGCTGATGCAAGCAACCGTGCGTTAATGAACTAGATGGTGTCCGTTCGAGTGAGGAGCGGCACACACACGACACTGGGTGCTTACGTGCCTCTCAATCCAGATAACAACTGCTGGAATATTTGTGCAAATCAATCGAACGACATCTCACTATACTTGAACCATGTTGATAAATGCGACACACATGTGGGTGTTATCATTTAGATAAATCCCAAGTATCGaacatatctttacctattaataaagcaattagtgcttctgtcgtccgtcattaaTATTACCCCCAAAGTTGACTTATATTACCTACCGTGCCACCCATAAGTAAAAAAAACGCTTTCATTTTTTCCCCAAAAGTCGCGGCGTAATCCTTTATTTGAGGAGGATGTTTCTATAGAAGCAGCAACAGActagcgctatagtggctcaggcCTAACACTTCTACCCAAACGAGCAGGGTTCAATCCCCATTTTGCACATGACTCGGTTgtctttttttcaatttttttctttttcttttcttattctgTTCTCTTCCTTCTTTATATTAATTCGGGGTTTCCAAATTTCAAACATGGTGAGTTTTAGATAAATGTTTGGGAAATTATAAAATGCATGATAATTTATTTTTTTAAGGAAATTATAAAAGTTCCATGGATTCAAAATATATTGgtgtatttgtaaaattgtttgaaattacaaaacaaaatcacaatttgaaaaataaatagtCGGGAAATAAAATTATGttcttgattttgaaaaaaatgatcATTTGTTCAAAACATATTCGGAAATCTACAAAAAGTTTCCATCAAATTTTACAGAATGTtcacaaaaagtaaaaaaaacacaaattttaaaatttgttccccctttttcaaaaaatttaagaGATTCAAAACATGTTTGTTGAGTCAAAAAATGCTCacgaattcaaaaaaattcatgcATATCACAAAATGTTCGGTCACAAAACAAAAAGTCAAAAAATGTTCGTACAGAAAATACATTTCAGAATATGTACGCAAAACATATTCGGGAATCTGCAAAAAGTGTCCAtcaaattttagaaaatgttcacaaaaaagtaaaaaaacaaaaatcTAAAATTTGTTCCccaattttttaaaaagttaaGCGATCCAAAATATGTTTGTTGAGTCAAAAATGctcatgaattcaaaaacttttcttgcatttcagaaaatgttcgtaCACAAAACAAATGTTGGTGATTTAAAAAAAAAGTCAATTCAAAAACTGTTCACTGATTCAAAGCCTTTTATGTCTAGGATTTGATTAGATTTTCAAAAGCCTTTATATGTCTAGACATTGGACGTAGCTCATCGTCGGTGAGATttgttttgaaaaaattaaaTATTCCCTTACGCAACATAATGACAAATGTGACATGCAGTAGCAAGCTCATAGCCCTTGAATTTAGCGCGTTGAATGCATTGTCATCATGTGAACATCGCGACCATCATCAACGAGGGTGGGAGAGAAAGTTAAGTGGTAACATGATGAGTCACCATGTTAAAAACAAAGGATGCTCATATGTGAGGGTATTGAATCAATCCTTAAAAAAATGTTACACTTATTTGGCTAGCGTATAATGTATAAttatcccgttgcaacgcacgggcatatttgcTAGTAATGATCATGACTGTAGGTGCAAAAACTCTTTTTTTTATCACAtaggtgcaaaaacttggttaaacctgcaGAGACTATTTTAGTCTGGACTTCTGGTCTTTCGGGGACCCACGGCGCCAGTGAGTCAAAACTCCCAAAAGGCCTCCtcctctcttacaacaacagtcgAACCCCACGGCCCAAACGATCCCCATCTCCTCCCCGAGAAGATATGGCGGACGAGGGCCCAGCCcccgcggccgcggccgccgtCCCCGTCGGCCGGGCGGCCGCCACCATACTCGACTCCCTCGGCGAGGACATCACCCGCATCGTCGGCCCGGTCTCCGCATGCATGCtcatcgtcgtcctcctcgtctccCTGCTCTCCTCCCCCTCGTCCCCGTCCCCGCTCACCGcctccatcgccgccgccgccggccccggCGGGGGCGGAGGCGACGACATCGCCAGCGCCGCCGTCACCGCCGTCAccttcgtcgccatcgtcacggCCGCCACCTTCTTCATGGCGCTGCTCTTCTACTTCCGCTGCACGCCCTGCCTCCGCGCCTACCTCGGCCTCTCCGCGATCTGGATCCTCCTGCTCCTCGGCGGCCAgatgtgcctcctcctcctctcccgccTCCGCCTCCCGCTCGACGTCGTCTCCTGCGCGCTGCTCCTCCCCAACGCGGCCGCGGCGCTCGCGGTCGCCGCGATCTCGCCGGCCTCCGTCCCCATCGCGCTCCACCAGGCGGCGCTCCTCGCCATCGCCGTGCTCACCGCCTTCTGGTTCACGCTGCTCCCCGAGTGGACCACCTGGGCGCTGCTCGTGGCCATGGCCGTCTACGACCTCGGCGCCGTCCTCATCCCCGGTGGCCCCCTGAGGGTTCTTCTCGAGCTGGCCATTGAGAGGAACGAGGAGATACCGGCGCTGGTCTACGGGGCAAGGCCGGTGGATCCCAGGCACGGCCACAATTGGCGGCTTTGGAGGGAGAGGGGGCAGCAGCTCGGCGGGGATTTGGACCCCAGCTCCACAGTTGAGGTGATTGGTGAGGTTTTGGGGAGAAATCCTCTTCCCAGTTCAGGTGGCAATTCACCCAATTCGGCGAGCCAAGCTGGGGAGCAGACGAACTTGACTGGTGCTGTTAGCAATTCAAGGCTCAGGGAGTCACAGGTGCCGGATTTGAGCTCTGGTTCTGCCAATGCACAAGCCAGAGAGGCGCTTGCATTGCCGGAGACTAGGCTGGATATTGCTGAACTGAGGGTACCGTTGATCCAGCCACAGCCAGATAGAACCAgctacgatgatgacgacgacgatgacaccgATGAAGATGGCATTGGGTTGGCCTCATCAGGGGCAATCAAGCTTGGGCTGGGAGACTTCATATTCTACAGCGTGCTCGTCGGGAGGGCGGCTATGTACGACTACATGACAGTCTACGCTTGCTACCTTGCCATCATTGCGGGGCTCGGCATCACTCTGCTACTGCTGGCATTCTACCGCAAGGCATTGCCCGCACTACCGgtgtccatctccctcggcgttcTGTTTTACGTGCTCACAAGAACATTGCTCGAGGCATTTGTTATGCAGTGCTCCACAAACTTTCTGATGTTTTAGCATTCCATGTTTGTATGTCATTACAGTTCACAATCAAGGCTTTCTCCAGTTG includes:
- the LOC123451134 gene encoding presenilin-like protein At2g29900, which gives rise to MADEGPAPAAAAAVPVGRAAATILDSLGEDITRIVGPVSACMLIVVLLVSLLSSPSSPSPLTASIAAAAGPGGGGGDDIASAAVTAVTFVAIVTAATFFMALLFYFRCTPCLRAYLGLSAIWILLLLGGQMCLLLLSRLRLPLDVVSCALLLPNAAAALAVAAISPASVPIALHQAALLAIAVLTAFWFTLLPEWTTWALLVAMAVYDLGAVLIPGGPLRVLLELAIERNEEIPALVYGARPVDPRHGHNWRLWRERGQQLGGDLDPSSTVEVIGEVLGRNPLPSSGGNSPNSASQAGEQTNLTGAVSNSRLRESQVPDLSSGSANAQAREALALPETRLDIAELRVPLIQPQPDRTSYDDDDDDDTDEDGIGLASSGAIKLGLGDFIFYSVLVGRAAMYDYMTVYACYLAIIAGLGITLLLLAFYRKALPALPVSISLGVLFYVLTRTLLEAFVMQCSTNFLMF